The Nocardioides ochotonae genome segment GGGCGGCGTAACGCTCGTCGTCGGGGTGCGCGATCAGCGCGACCACGGCCGGGATCAGCTCGGGGCGGGTGGTCTCGATGTGGATCGGCTCGCCGTCGGGACGGTGGAACGCGACGCGGTGGTAGGCGCCGGCGTACTCACGGGCCTCGAGCTCGGCCTGGGCCACGGCGGTCTGGAAGGTGACGTCCCACAGGGTCGGCGCCTCCTGGAGGTAGGCCTCACCACGGGCGAAGTTGCGCAGGAACGCGCGCTGGCTGGCGGTCTGCGCCTTCGGGCCGATCGTCGTGTAGTGCTGCTTCCAGTCCACCGAGAGGCCGAGGGTGCGCCACAGCGACTCGAAGACCTTCTCGTCCTCGACGACGAGGCGCTCGCACAGCTCGACGAAGTTGGGTCGGCTGATCGGCACCTGACGCTTGGCGTCCGGCTTGGCCGGCGGGTTGAAGTCGGGGTCGTAGGGCAGCGAGGGGTCGCAGCGCACGCCGAAGTAGTTCTGCACCCGGCGCTCGGTGGGCAGGCCGTTGTCGTCCCAGCCCATCGGGTAGAAGACCGTCTTGCCCTGCATGCGCTGGTAGCGCGCGATCAGGTCGGTGTGGGTGTAGGAGAAGACGTGGCCCACGTGCAGGCTGCCGCTGACCGTGGGCGGCGGGGTGTCGATGGAGTACACGTTGGCGCGCGGCTGGGTGCGGTCGAAGGCGTAGGTGTCCTGCTCCTTCCACCGCTGCGACCACCGGGCCTCGAGGCCCTCCAGCGCAGGCTTCTCCGGTACGACGACCGCGCGAGGGGCGCTGGTCGTGTCAGGGGCCTGGTCGTGCTGGGTCTCGGTCATGGGCGAAATCCTAGAGCGACGGACCTCACCTGCGAAAACCGGTTGCCGCGGGGCTGCGGAGGGGTCAGGGTCTGGGTCCATGAGCGAGCAGCCACAGGTCGTGCCGGCCGGCGGCCCGGGGGAGCCGGTGGTCGAGCTCTTCGAGGACCCGGCGGCGTTCCTGGCCGTCGCCGAGCCGGTACTCGGCGAGGCGCCGGTGCTGACGACGGTCGTGGCCACGGTGACCCGGCGCGCGGTCGAGCACGGCGGCGTCGTCTCCTCCGGGCCGGTGTGGTGGGCGGTTGTCCGGGACGGGCCGGGGGAGGGCGCGGCGGTGCTCGGGGTGGCGATGCGGACCCTGCCGATCGCGCCGCACTGGGTCTACGTGCTGCCGATGCAGCCCGCCGCGGCGCGGGCGCTGGCCCGGGCCCTGCATGCCCGCGGCGAGGAGGTCACGGCCGTCAACGGCGCCACGCCTGCCGCGCGTGACCTGGCCGAGGAGCTCGCCCGGCTGGGCGGCGGCGTGGTACGGGTCGAGGAGCACGTGCGGCTGCACCTGCTCGGCGACCTCGTCGAGCCCGCTCCGGTGCCCGGCCGGCTGCGGGTGGCCGACCGGGACGATCTCGCCCTGGCGCTGGCGTGGTTCGCGGCGTTCGAGGGCGACGCGGCCCGCCAGGCCGGCCGCGATCCGCATCCCGCGCCACCGGAGCTGAGCGACGTGGACGCGATGCGCCAACGGATCGACCAGGGCCGGGTGTGGCTGTGGGAGGACGAGCAGGGACGGGTGGTGCACCTGAGCGCCGCGAACCCGCCGGCGTACGGCGTGGCCCGGATCGGCCCGGTCTTCACCCCGCCCGAGCAGCGCGGTCGCGGCTGGGCCAGCAACGCGGTCGCCGAGGTCTCGCGGATGCTGCGGGCCCAGGGCAACGAGGTGTGCCTGTTCACCGACCAGGCCAACCCGACCTCGAACGGCGTCTACGCCAGGCTCGGGTTCCGCCCGGTGGTCGACCTGGAGAACCTGCGCATCGACCCTCAGCCGCGTGACGGGCCGCGTGACGGGCCGCGATAGGGCTTGGCCGACCCCTCGGCGATCCCCTTGCGGATCTTCTTCTCCACCATCCCCGCGATCCGGTTGGGCAGCCGCGGGACCGGGGCGTCGCTGAACCAGTCGGCCTCGAACCAGCCGCGCTCGTGCCAGTACGCCGCGTCGACCGGGCCCTCCTCGCGGCCGCCCTCGACCAGCAGCCGGGCGACGCGGAAGCCGATCAGGTCGGCGGTCGTGGGGCGCGGCTCGACCGGGTGGGTCGCCGCCTCGCGCAGGGTGGCGGCCAGGTCCTCGAGGTCGGCGTCCACCCGGGCCCGGTACGGCGCCTTGGCCAGGCCGGGACCGTTGACGCCGAGCTGACCGACGGTGTGGAAGCCCCAGCGGCGCACCGCGGTCTGCAGGTAGCCCAGCGCGGCGTCATGGCCCGCGCCCGCGGCGGTGGAGAGCAGGGCGGCGGGCTTGCCGACGTACGCCGGGCGGTGGATGAGGTAGGCGAAGTGGTCGACGAACCGCTTCATCGTCGCCGAGACGTGGAAGGAGTGCACCGGCGTCGCGAACAGCACCAGGTCGGCGTCGTCCATCACCTGCCGCGCGGGCGCCGCGCGGTCGTAGGAGGGGCACGCCTGCTCGCCCTCGGTCATGCAGGCCAGGCACGCCGGGCAGCTCGGCCCGAGCCCGAGGTCGTCGGTGGCCACGACGCCCACCTCGACCGGCCCGTGGATGCGCATCCGCTCGACCAGTTCCTCGACCAGCCGGCCGGTGGTCCCCGCCGTGCCGTGCCCCGTGCCCATCACCACGCCCAGGCGCATGCCGGACTCCTCTCGTCGAGGAGTTGTATATCGTATAAAGCGCGCGGGCTCACGCCTCACCAGACCAGGACCGCCTTGACGACGCGGCCGGCGTGCAGGTCCTCGACGGCCCGGTTGATGTCGGCGAACGGGTAGGTCGTCACCAGGTGGTCGAGGTCGAAGCGGCCGGCCTCCCGCATCGCGACCAGGCGCGGCACCATCTCCAGCGGGTCGGAGTCGCCCTCGACCGACGAGGTGAGCGTCTTGCCGCCCTGGAGCAGGTCGACCGCGTCGACGGCGTACTCCTCGGCGCCGAGCCCGAGCGCGACCAGGGTGCCGCGCGGGGCCAGTGCCTGCATCGCCTCGCGCACGACCGAGGGGGCCGCGGTGGTGTCGATGGCGTACGTCGCGCCGCCGCCGGTCAGCTCGCGCAGCCGGTCGACGACCGAGGCGCCCTGGAGGGTCGAGGGGTCGAGGGGTGTCGCGCCGAGCGCGGCGGCTGCCTCGAGGCGCGAGGGGAGGAGGTCGACGGCGACCACGGTGTCGACGCCCTCCGCGACCGCGGCGGCGATCGCGGCCAGGCCTACCGCGCCGGCGCCGTGCACGACCAGGCTGTCCCCGGGCCCCGGGCGCAGCACGTTGAGCACGGTGCCGGCGCCGGTCTGGAACGCGCAGCCGTACGGCGCGAGCAGGGTCAGGTCCAGGGACGGGTCGACGACCACGCAGTTGTCCGGGTGGGCGATCGCATGGCGGGCGAAGGAGGACTGGCCGAAGAACGAGCCGAGCACCGGCTGGCCGGCGCGGTGGTGGGTGGTCGACCCGTCCGGGCGGTAGCCCAGGTAGTTGAGGACCAGGGTCTGCTCGCAGTGCCCGACGTGCCCGGCCCGGCAGGCCGCGCAGGTGCGGCACGAGCGCAGGCTGAGGACCACGTGGTCGCCCACCTCGATCCCGCTGACCTCGGCGCCGACGCGCTCCACGACGCCGGTGCCCTCGTGGCCGAAGACGTTCGGGAACATCTCGGCCGGCAGCATGCTGCGCATCGTGACGTCGGTGTGGCACAGGCCGGTCGCGACGATGCGGACCAGCACCTCATCGGGTCGCGGGTCGTCGAGCTCGACCTCGCTGAGGGTGAACTCCTGGCCGGGGGACTCGACGAGCGCGACGGTGGTCTGCATGGCGGACAACCTAGAACGTGTTCTCGTTGTTGTCGCCCCTCCGCGCCGCCACCGCCCACGACCGGCCCGCGGAGGCGGCGCCGCGGGGGCGGGCGGCGGGGGCGCCTAGACTCGTGCCGCGATGAGCCAGACCCCCGATGCCCCCGACGGGCCACGTTTCGCCCAGACCTTCGACGAGGTCGAGGACGCCCTGCTGTCCCGGTGGCCCGAGACCCGGCTCGAGCCCTCGCTCGACCGGATCCGCGCCTTCGTCGACCTGCTCGGCGACCCCCAGCACACCTACCCGGTCATCCACCTGACCGGCACCAACGGCAAGACCTCCACCTCGCGGATGATCGATGCGCTGCTGCGCGCGCTCGACCTGCGCACCGGCCGGTTCACCAGCCCGCACGTGGAGCGGATGAGCGAGCGGATCAGCATCGACGGCGAGCCGCTGCCCGACGAGGACTTCGTGCGCGCCTTCAACGACGTCGCGCCGTACACCCACCTCGTCGACGCGGCCAGCGAGCACCCCCTGTCGTTCTTCGAGGTCGTGGTCGCGATGGCCTTCGCCGCGTTCTCCGACGCCCCGGTCGAGGCCGCCGTCGTCGAGGTCGGGATGGGCGGCTCGTGGGACGCCACCAACGTCGCCGACGCGGCGGTCGCCGTGGTGCTGCCGATCGCCCTGGACCACGCCCGCTACCTCGGCGGGACGCCCGCCGAGATCGCCGTCGAGAAGGCCGGGATCATCAAGCCCGGCTCGACGGTGGTGATCGCCGAGCAGCAGCCCGACGTGGCCGTCGTGCTGCTGGAGCGCGCCACCGAGGTCGGCGCCACCGTCGCCCGCGAGGGCATGGAGTTCGGTGTCGTCCACCGGGTCCCCGCCGTGGGTGGGCAGCTGGTGACGCTGCAGGGCCTGCGCGGGCGCTACGAGGACCTGTTCCTCCCGCTGCACGGCGCCCACCAGGCGCAGAACGCCGCCGTCGCGCTCGCCGCGGTCGAGGCCTTCATCGGCGGCGAGGAGCCGCTGGCCGACGACGTCGTACGCCGCGCCTTCGCCGAGGTGACCTCCCCGGGTCGCCTCGAGGTCGTGCGCCGCTCGCCGACGATCGTCCTGGACGCCGCCCACAACCCGCACGGCGCCGAGGCGCTGGGCGCGGCGCTGGAGGACTCCTTCGCCTTCGACCCGCTGATCGGCGTGATCGGCGTGATGGGGGACAAGGACGCCGAGGGGCTGCTCGCGGCGCTGGAGCCGCGCCTGGCCCACGTCGTGTGCACGCGTGCATCCACCGACCGCGCCACCGACCCCGAGGCGCTCGGCGAGATCGCCCGCGAGATCTTCGGCGAGGACCGGGTCTCGGTCGTGCCGCGGCTCGCCGACGCCCTCGACGTGGCCGCCGGCCTGGCCGAGTCCGGCGAGGGGCAGCGCTCCTCGGTCGGCACCGGTGCGGTGCTGGTCACCGGGTCGGTCATCACCGTGGGCGAGGCCCGCACTCTCCTGGGAGGAGCCAAGTGAGCGACGAGACGTCCGTGAACCCCGAGCGCACCCGCTCCCCGCGCCGCGGCATGTGCGCGGCGATCCTCGCCCTCGAGGCCATCGTCCTGGGCCTGACCACGCCGGTGATGGTGGCGGTCTCCGACGTCGACGTCGCCTCGGCGCTGGTGGTCGGCATCGGCCTGACCGTGGTGTGCCTGCTGCTCGCCGGCATGCTGCGCCGCGAGTGGGCCTACGCCGCCGGCTGGGTCGTGCAGGTCGCGGCGATCGCGCTGGGCTTCGTGGTCCCGATGATGTTCGTGCTCGGCGCGATCTTCGCGCTGCTGTGGGGCACGGCCTACTTCCTCGGCAAGCGCATCGAGCGCGAGCGCGCTGCCGCCTGGGCCGCCTGGGACGCCCAGCAGGAGCACTGACCCCTCGCCGAGTCGGCGCTCGTGGTGGCGCTCAGCCGCGCAGCGCGCGGGCCAGGACCGCGAGTGCGTGGTCGAGCTGACCGTCGTCCAGGGAGCCACCGAAGCCCACGACCAGTCCGTGTCGGACGTGGGTGCGGCACTGGTCGGCCAGCAGGGGTACGTCGTAGCCCGCCGCGCGGCCGGCCTCGTGTGCGGCCAGCGCCTGCTCGCGCGGCATCACGAACGTCGCGTACATCCCCGCGACCGGCCCGGTGAGCTCGCCGTACGGCGCGAGCGCGTCGACCACGCGGCCCGCGCGGTCGGCGTACACCCGGCGCGCGGAGCGGACCACCTTGTCGACGTAGCCGTCGCGCAGCAGGGCGAGGAGCGCGCGCTGCACCGGCCACGGCGGTGAGTCGTGGGTGATCGCGCGCTGGTGCGCGATGCGCTCGCGGATCCCCGCCGGCGCGACCAGCCAGCCCAGCCGCATGCTCGGCGCGACCGACTTGCTGGCGGTGCCGAGGTAGACGACGCGCTCGCGGTCGAGGCCGGCGAGCGCAGGCACCGGCGCGACGTCGTAGCGCAGCTCGGAGTCGTAGTCGTCCTCGATCACGACCGCGCCGGCGCGGCGGGCGCTCGCCAGCAGCGCGACCCGGTGGGCGGCGGGCATGGTGCGTCCGAGCGGGTGCTGGTGTGCGGGGGTGACGTACGCCGCGACCGTCCCGGCGAGGTCGGGCACCTCCAGGGCGGGCACATCGCGGACCCCGCGCCCGGTGGCGGCCACGGTCACCGCGGCGGCGCGATAGCCCGGGTCCTCCACGGCGACCGGGCCCGCGGGCAGGGCGCCGAGCGCGTGGCGCAGCCCGTCGGTGGTGCCGGCGGTGAGCAGCACCTCGTCGGGGTCGCAGACGACCCCGCGGACGTGCGCGAGCCGCTCGGCCAACGCGGCGCGCAGCGCGGGGAGGCCGCGCGGGTCGTCGTACCCGGCCGGCGGACGCGCGGTGGAGACCTCGCGCCAGGCGCGGCGCCACAGCGCGGCGTGGCGGGGGTCGATCCACGGGGTGCCGGTGCTGAGCCGCAGCAGGCCAGGCTCCGCCGGAGCGGTACGCCGGGTGGGCGGGGTGCTCGCGAGCGGCGGCGCGGCGGACACGAAGGTTCCGGACCCGTGGCGTCCCTCCAGCCACCCCTCGGCGACCAGCTGGGCGTAGGCCTGCTCGGTCACCGACCGTGCGACCCCGAGGTCGGCCGCGAGCGCCCGGCTGCTGGGCAGGCGGGTCCCGGCCGCGAGGCTCGCCGAGGTGATCCTGGCGCGCACCTGGTCGGCGAGCTGGGTGCCGAGCGGTCGGGCGCTGCGACGGTCCAGCGTCACCACGAGGGCGGGGGAGGGTGGCACGAGTGTCCTGCCGTTCTGGGGTCGGATTGGCTGCTGACAGCAGGCCACTGGTGCTCGACGATAGACCCATGACCCTCCCGCTCTCGCCCACCGCCCGCACGAGCCTCGGCCGCAGCCCCCACCGCGCCGTCTCCGAGCGCGCCCAGCTGCACGCCTTCCTCGCCGACGGCCTGGTCGCCCACGTCGGTGTCGTGGTCGGGGAGGGCGCCGCCGCGCACCCCGTCGTACTCCCGACGGCGTACGCCGTGGACCCCGAGGGCCCCGACGAGGGCGGCACCCTCTACCTGCACGGCTCGGTCGCCGCCCGCTGGCTGCGCGCGGCCGTCGGTGCCACGATCTGCGTCACCGTGACCGAGGTGGACGGCGTCGTGACCGCCCGCTCGGCGTTCCACCACTCGATGAACTACCGCTCGGCCGTCGTCATCGGCGCGGCCCGGGAGGTGCTCGACGCCGACGAGCGGGGCCGGGCGCTGGACGCGATCGTGGACCACCTCGTCCCCGGTCGCGCCGCCACCCTGCGCCCGAGCACCCGCAAGGAGCTCGCCG includes the following:
- a CDS encoding flavodoxin family protein is translated as MRLGVVMGTGHGTAGTTGRLVEELVERMRIHGPVEVGVVATDDLGLGPSCPACLACMTEGEQACPSYDRAAPARQVMDDADLVLFATPVHSFHVSATMKRFVDHFAYLIHRPAYVGKPAALLSTAAGAGHDAALGYLQTAVRRWGFHTVGQLGVNGPGLAKAPYRARVDADLEDLAATLREAATHPVEPRPTTADLIGFRVARLLVEGGREEGPVDAAYWHERGWFEADWFSDAPVPRLPNRIAGMVEKKIRKGIAEGSAKPYRGPSRGPSRG
- a CDS encoding GNAT family N-acetyltransferase — protein: MSEQPQVVPAGGPGEPVVELFEDPAAFLAVAEPVLGEAPVLTTVVATVTRRAVEHGGVVSSGPVWWAVVRDGPGEGAAVLGVAMRTLPIAPHWVYVLPMQPAAARALARALHARGEEVTAVNGATPAARDLAEELARLGGGVVRVEEHVRLHLLGDLVEPAPVPGRLRVADRDDLALALAWFAAFEGDAARQAGRDPHPAPPELSDVDAMRQRIDQGRVWLWEDEQGRVVHLSAANPPAYGVARIGPVFTPPEQRGRGWASNAVAEVSRMLRAQGNEVCLFTDQANPTSNGVYARLGFRPVVDLENLRIDPQPRDGPRDGPR
- the pdxR gene encoding MocR-like pyridoxine biosynthesis transcription factor PdxR gives rise to the protein MPPSPALVVTLDRRSARPLGTQLADQVRARITSASLAAGTRLPSSRALAADLGVARSVTEQAYAQLVAEGWLEGRHGSGTFVSAAPPLASTPPTRRTAPAEPGLLRLSTGTPWIDPRHAALWRRAWREVSTARPPAGYDDPRGLPALRAALAERLAHVRGVVCDPDEVLLTAGTTDGLRHALGALPAGPVAVEDPGYRAAAVTVAATGRGVRDVPALEVPDLAGTVAAYVTPAHQHPLGRTMPAAHRVALLASARRAGAVVIEDDYDSELRYDVAPVPALAGLDRERVVYLGTASKSVAPSMRLGWLVAPAGIRERIAHQRAITHDSPPWPVQRALLALLRDGYVDKVVRSARRVYADRAGRVVDALAPYGELTGPVAGMYATFVMPREQALAAHEAGRAAGYDVPLLADQCRTHVRHGLVVGFGGSLDDGQLDHALAVLARALRG
- a CDS encoding pyridoxamine 5'-phosphate oxidase family protein is translated as MTLPLSPTARTSLGRSPHRAVSERAQLHAFLADGLVAHVGVVVGEGAAAHPVVLPTAYAVDPEGPDEGGTLYLHGSVAARWLRAAVGATICVTVTEVDGVVTARSAFHHSMNYRSAVVIGAAREVLDADERGRALDAIVDHLVPGRAATLRPSTRKELAATIVLAVPLAEASMKARAGGPVDDPEDVAAGTWGGHLPVRRVWDAPVPDADAHGAAPADVRARVGLTPA
- a CDS encoding DUF4233 domain-containing protein, with product MSDETSVNPERTRSPRRGMCAAILALEAIVLGLTTPVMVAVSDVDVASALVVGIGLTVVCLLLAGMLRREWAYAAGWVVQVAAIALGFVVPMMFVLGAIFALLWGTAYFLGKRIERERAAAWAAWDAQQEH
- a CDS encoding NAD(P)-dependent alcohol dehydrogenase, yielding MQTTVALVESPGQEFTLSEVELDDPRPDEVLVRIVATGLCHTDVTMRSMLPAEMFPNVFGHEGTGVVERVGAEVSGIEVGDHVVLSLRSCRTCAACRAGHVGHCEQTLVLNYLGYRPDGSTTHHRAGQPVLGSFFGQSSFARHAIAHPDNCVVVDPSLDLTLLAPYGCAFQTGAGTVLNVLRPGPGDSLVVHGAGAVGLAAIAAAVAEGVDTVVAVDLLPSRLEAAAALGATPLDPSTLQGASVVDRLRELTGGGATYAIDTTAAPSVVREAMQALAPRGTLVALGLGAEEYAVDAVDLLQGGKTLTSSVEGDSDPLEMVPRLVAMREAGRFDLDHLVTTYPFADINRAVEDLHAGRVVKAVLVW
- the folC gene encoding bifunctional tetrahydrofolate synthase/dihydrofolate synthase, with translation MSQTPDAPDGPRFAQTFDEVEDALLSRWPETRLEPSLDRIRAFVDLLGDPQHTYPVIHLTGTNGKTSTSRMIDALLRALDLRTGRFTSPHVERMSERISIDGEPLPDEDFVRAFNDVAPYTHLVDAASEHPLSFFEVVVAMAFAAFSDAPVEAAVVEVGMGGSWDATNVADAAVAVVLPIALDHARYLGGTPAEIAVEKAGIIKPGSTVVIAEQQPDVAVVLLERATEVGATVAREGMEFGVVHRVPAVGGQLVTLQGLRGRYEDLFLPLHGAHQAQNAAVALAAVEAFIGGEEPLADDVVRRAFAEVTSPGRLEVVRRSPTIVLDAAHNPHGAEALGAALEDSFAFDPLIGVIGVMGDKDAEGLLAALEPRLAHVVCTRASTDRATDPEALGEIAREIFGEDRVSVVPRLADALDVAAGLAESGEGQRSSVGTGAVLVTGSVITVGEARTLLGGAK